A region from the Salidesulfovibrio onnuriiensis genome encodes:
- the carB gene encoding carbamoyl-phosphate synthase large subunit: protein MPKRTDIKKIMLIGSGPIVIGQACEFDYSGTQALKALKEEGYEVVLVNSNPATIMTDPELADRTYIEPIEPETVAKIIEKERPDALLPTLGGQTGLNTAIAVAEMGVLEKFGVKLIGADLDVIKKAESREEFRAAMDNIGLKYPKSGIARSVEEVKEWGRKLSFPIIIRPAYTLGGTGGGVAYNMEDLVEIASQGIAASIKDEVMLEESALGWKEYELEVMRDRKDNCVIICSIENFDPMGVHTGDSVTVAPAQTLSDREYQMMRDASLAIMREIGVETGGSNVQFAINPENGDMIVIEMNPRVSRSSALASKATGFPIAKIAAKLAVGYTLDEIPNDITRETMASFEPAIDYCVIKIPRFTFEKFPGTDDYLTTAMKSVGETMAIGRTFKEALQKGLRSLETGQTGLGKKFEECVHSKDEMLAMLRKPNSQRLLALRNAMRCGLTEDEIFDASWFDPWFIRQYRDILDMEESLIEFGIKQGVSEDSPRMKEVLLKAKQYGYSDPQLAAIWKTSEDAIRTLRKKLGVVPTYYLVDTCAAEFEAYTPYYYSTYETGNEIKPAEGKKVVILGGGPNRIGQGIEFDYCCCHASFTLKEMGITAIMVNSNPETVSTDYDTSDRLYFEPLTFEDVMNIIEFEKPDGVIVQFGGQTPLNLALRLMDAGVPLIGTSPDAIDRAEDRERFKQLINLLHLKQPPNGTAMSMVEAKEIAGKLGYPLVLRPSYVLGGRGMDIVYSENEFETYFRDSARVSPEHPTLIDKFLEWAIEVDVDALCDGDDVYIGGVMEHIEEAGIHSGDSASVLPPFSLAPEMVREIERQTIAMARELCVVGLMNVQYAIKDGELYIIEVNPRASRTVPYVSKTTDVPLAKLATRVMLGEKIKDLKPWNMRKRGHVAVKESVFPFNRFPNVDVILGPEMRSTGEVMGIDESFGLAYMKAQLAAGQRLPTEGTVFISVNDWDKHKVLLCAKDFMHMGFRIMSTGGTANYLEENGVEVTRVYKVHEGQRPHCVDHIKNGEIDLVINTPSGKKTVGDSKMLRQTTLMYNIPYTTTVAGARAVAQAIHELREAGQQVKSLQEYHG, encoded by the coding sequence ATGCCCAAACGCACCGATATCAAGAAGATCATGCTCATCGGGTCCGGCCCCATTGTCATTGGCCAGGCCTGCGAATTCGACTATTCCGGCACCCAGGCGCTCAAGGCCCTCAAAGAAGAGGGCTACGAGGTCGTGCTGGTGAACTCCAACCCGGCCACCATCATGACCGACCCAGAGTTGGCCGACCGTACCTACATCGAACCCATCGAGCCCGAGACCGTGGCCAAGATCATCGAGAAGGAGCGCCCTGATGCACTGCTCCCCACCCTCGGTGGCCAGACCGGTCTGAACACGGCCATTGCCGTGGCCGAGATGGGCGTGCTGGAAAAGTTCGGCGTCAAGCTCATCGGCGCCGATCTAGACGTCATCAAGAAGGCGGAAAGTCGCGAGGAATTTCGCGCCGCCATGGACAACATCGGCCTCAAATACCCCAAAAGCGGAATCGCCCGTTCCGTGGAAGAGGTGAAGGAGTGGGGCCGGAAGCTCAGTTTCCCCATCATCATCCGTCCGGCGTACACCCTGGGCGGCACCGGCGGGGGCGTGGCCTACAACATGGAGGATCTCGTCGAGATCGCCTCGCAGGGCATCGCCGCCAGCATCAAGGACGAGGTCATGCTCGAAGAGTCCGCACTGGGCTGGAAGGAGTATGAGCTCGAAGTCATGCGGGACAGGAAGGACAACTGCGTCATCATCTGTTCCATCGAGAACTTCGACCCCATGGGAGTGCACACCGGCGACTCGGTCACGGTGGCTCCGGCCCAGACCCTGTCCGACCGCGAATACCAGATGATGCGCGACGCCTCCCTGGCCATCATGCGCGAGATCGGCGTGGAAACCGGCGGGTCCAACGTGCAGTTCGCCATCAACCCCGAAAACGGGGACATGATCGTCATCGAGATGAACCCGCGCGTGTCCCGTTCCTCGGCCCTGGCTTCCAAGGCCACGGGCTTTCCCATCGCGAAGATCGCGGCCAAGCTGGCCGTGGGCTATACCCTGGACGAGATTCCCAACGACATTACCCGCGAAACCATGGCCTCGTTCGAACCGGCCATCGACTACTGCGTGATCAAGATACCCCGGTTCACCTTCGAGAAGTTCCCGGGCACCGACGACTACCTGACCACGGCCATGAAATCCGTGGGCGAGACCATGGCCATCGGCCGGACCTTTAAGGAAGCGCTCCAGAAGGGGCTGCGTTCCCTGGAAACCGGGCAGACCGGCCTGGGCAAGAAATTCGAGGAGTGCGTCCACTCCAAGGACGAGATGCTGGCCATGCTGCGCAAGCCCAACTCGCAGCGGCTCCTGGCCCTGCGCAACGCCATGCGCTGCGGTCTTACCGAGGATGAGATATTCGACGCCTCCTGGTTCGACCCCTGGTTTATCCGCCAGTACCGGGATATTCTCGACATGGAGGAATCCCTCATCGAGTTCGGCATCAAGCAGGGGGTGTCCGAGGACAGCCCGCGCATGAAGGAAGTGCTTCTCAAGGCCAAGCAGTACGGATACTCCGATCCGCAGCTGGCCGCCATCTGGAAGACTTCCGAGGATGCCATCCGCACCCTGCGCAAGAAGCTGGGCGTGGTGCCCACCTACTATCTGGTGGATACCTGCGCGGCCGAATTCGAGGCCTACACTCCGTACTATTATTCCACCTATGAGACGGGCAACGAGATCAAGCCCGCCGAAGGCAAGAAGGTCGTCATCCTGGGCGGCGGGCCCAACCGCATCGGCCAGGGCATCGAGTTCGACTACTGCTGCTGTCACGCCTCCTTCACTCTCAAGGAGATGGGCATTACGGCCATCATGGTCAACTCCAACCCCGAGACCGTCTCCACCGACTACGACACGTCCGACAGGCTCTATTTCGAGCCCCTGACCTTCGAGGACGTGATGAACATCATCGAGTTCGAGAAACCGGACGGCGTCATCGTCCAGTTCGGCGGCCAGACCCCGCTCAACCTGGCCCTGCGACTCATGGACGCGGGCGTGCCACTTATAGGCACCTCGCCTGACGCCATCGACCGCGCCGAGGACCGCGAGCGGTTCAAGCAGCTCATCAATTTGCTGCATCTCAAGCAGCCGCCCAACGGCACGGCCATGAGCATGGTCGAGGCCAAGGAGATCGCCGGAAAGCTGGGCTATCCCCTGGTGCTTCGCCCCTCCTATGTATTGGGCGGCCGTGGCATGGACATCGTCTACTCGGAAAACGAGTTTGAAACCTATTTCCGCGATTCCGCGCGGGTTTCGCCCGAGCATCCGACTCTCATCGACAAGTTCCTGGAGTGGGCCATCGAAGTGGATGTGGACGCCCTGTGCGACGGGGACGATGTCTATATCGGCGGGGTCATGGAGCACATCGAGGAGGCCGGCATCCATTCCGGCGACTCTGCGTCCGTGCTGCCTCCGTTCAGTCTGGCCCCGGAGATGGTGCGTGAGATCGAGAGACAGACCATCGCCATGGCCAGGGAACTGTGCGTGGTGGGACTCATGAACGTGCAGTACGCCATCAAGGATGGCGAGCTGTATATTATCGAGGTCAACCCCAGGGCGTCGCGTACCGTGCCGTATGTTTCCAAGACCACGGACGTGCCCCTGGCCAAGCTGGCCACGCGGGTCATGCTCGGCGAGAAGATCAAGGATCTCAAGCCGTGGAACATGCGCAAGAGAGGACATGTCGCGGTCAAGGAATCCGTGTTCCCCTTCAACCGCTTCCCCAACGTGGATGTCATCCTCGGCCCGGAAATGCGCTCCACGGGCGAGGTCATGGGCATCGACGAAAGCTTCGGGCTGGCCTACATGAAGGCCCAGCTTGCCGCCGGGCAGAGGCTGCCCACCGAAGGCACCGTGTTCATCTCGGTCAATGACTGGGACAAGCACAAGGTCCTGCTGTGCGCCAAGGACTTCATGCACATGGGTTTCCGGATCATGTCCACGGGCGGTACCGCGAACTACCTGGAAGAGAACGGCGTGGAGGTGACCCGCGTGTACAAGGTGCACGAAGGGCAGCGTCCGCACTGTGTGGACCACATCAAGAACGGGGAGATCGACCTGGTCATCAACACGCCCTCGGGCAAGAAGACCGTGGGTGACTCCAAGATGCTCAGGCAGACCACACTCATGTATAACATCCCGTACACGACCACTGTCGCGGGAGCCCGTGCCGTCGCGCAGGCCATTCACGAACTGCGTGAGGCCGGCCAGCAGGTGAAGAGCCTGCAGGAATACCACGGGTAA